The following are encoded in a window of Pristis pectinata isolate sPriPec2 chromosome 1, sPriPec2.1.pri, whole genome shotgun sequence genomic DNA:
- the LOC127568172 gene encoding prostaglandin E2 receptor EP2 subtype-like — MINESCENITDITEHAGPSVSAVMFVTGVLGNVLALVILGLHKRDPKSKMSLFHILVSSLIITDLVGTLIISPMVLTAYARRRTLLALNLCSYCAFAMAFFGLASMFILFAMAVERCLSLSCPYFYQRHTSNRCGLITIPAIYVFCLIFCALPQLGFGINAQYCPGTWCFIKMEVWRMEVRHRVYSLSYAILMKVLIISILLCNISVIVNLCRMHQRKKTRRHSSAPRTRRHRFSQSEEVDHLVLLAIMTTTFVICSVPLTVRAYIGAFQNVKDNESDLVALRCLSFNSIIDPWVFIILNTSVFRRILSRILCCKITSKRQEPHTTTFKNTEIFRQESLWDRHS, encoded by the exons ATGATCAATGAATCTTGCGAGAACATCACGGACATCACCGAACATGCGGGGCCCTCCGTCAGCGCCGTGATGTTCGTCACCGGGGTGCTGGGCAACGTGCTGGCGCTGGTCATCCTCGGGCTGCACAAGCGGGACCCCAAGAGCAAAATGTCGCTCTTCCACATCCTAGTGAGCAGCCTGATAATCACCGACCTGGTGGGAACCCTGATCATCAGCCCGATGGTGCTGACCGCCTACGCCAGGCGCCGCACACTGCTGGCTCTGAACTTGTGCAGCTATTGCGCCTTCGCCATGGCTTTCTTCGGCCTCGCTTCTATGTTCATCCTGTTTGCCATGGCGGTGGAGCGCTGCCTCTCCCTCAGCTGCCCCTACTTCTACCAACGGCACACCAGCAACCGCTGCGGACTCATCACCATCCCGGCCATCTATGTCTTCTGCCTCATCTTCTGTGCCTTGCCCCAACTGGGGTTTGGCATCAACGCGCAGTATTGCCCGGGCACCTGGTGTTTCATCAAGATGGAAGTTTGGAGAATGGAGGTGAGGCACCGCGTCTATTCCCTGTCCTACGCCATCCTGATGAAGGTGTTGATCATCTCCATCCTACTGTGCAACATATCCGTCATTGTCAACCTGTGCCGAATGCACCAAAGGAAGAAGACTCGGAGACACTCGAGTGCACCCCGCACAAGAAGGCATCGATTTTCCCAGTCCGAAGAAGTTGATCACCTCGTTCTTTTAGCTATAATGACAACAACGTTTGTTATTTGTTCAGTGCCTTTGACG GTTCGTGCATACATCGGGGCATTTCAAAATGTCAAAGACAATGAAAGTGATCTCGTGGCTCTCCGTTGCCTGTCTTTTAATTCAATAATTGATCCATGGGTTTTTATTATTCTCAATACATCTGTATTTAGAAGGATATTGTCCAGGATATTGTGCTGTAAGATTACTTCAAAGAGACAAGAACCACATACCACCACTTTCAAAAATACTGAAATATTCAGACAGGAGTCACTTTGGGACAGGCACTCCTGA